A DNA window from Drosophila biarmipes strain raj3 chromosome 2R, RU_DBia_V1.1, whole genome shotgun sequence contains the following coding sequences:
- the LOC108026911 gene encoding nischarin: MACYYRQHEDTTVTVPRFTNENSSGTTYYDIKVRVGKFEWVVERRYRDFASLHEKLVGEISISKKLLPPKKLVGNKQPSFLEQRREQLETYLQELLIYFRTELPRALAEFLDFNKYDIIYLLQDLAKLFNESGDALLSSKKEYNLSALEVFAISERLSLPCPPSLDRGGEFDFSHVLDFCTQLVSLVVTPVKDNGSYVQDYNTVDVPIGRSNIIPNRLNFNLNAFRNLKTLKFSALSTENIVDIELLKPTLQTICVHNTTIQNINQVLLCDNLHKHCDVPSLLPETIIASPSSSGSSSSNSSSLVSADAWQELTELDLTGNLLTQIDGSVRTAPKLKSLILEQNRIRTVQNLAELPQLHLLSLSGNLIAECVDWHLTMGNLVTLKLAQNKIKTLSGLRKLLSLVNLDLSSNLIEELDEVDHVANLPLLETLRLTGNPLAGSVDYRSRVLARFHERAGEISLDNEPGNQQELDTALVLSALLQSKQRQQQK, translated from the exons ATGGCTTGCTATTATCGCCAGCACGAGGACACCACGGTGACGGTACCGAGGTTCACGAACGAGAACTCCAGCGGAACGACCTACTACGACATCAAGGTGCGGGTGGGCAAGTTCGAGTGGGTGGTGGAGCGGCGCTACAGGGATTTTGCGAGTCTCCACGAGAAGCTGGTAGGCGAGATATCCATCAGCAAGAAGCTGCTGCCGCCGAAGAAG CTGGTCGGAAACAAACAGCCCTCTTTTTTGGAGCAGCGCCGCGAACAGCTGGAAACATATCTGCAGGAGCTTCTCATCTACTTCCGGACAGAACTGCCGCGGGCTCTGGCCGAGTTCCTGGATTTCAACAAGTACGACATAATTTATCTGCTGCAGGATCTGGCCAAACTGTTCAACGAAAGTGGGGATGCACTGCTTAGCTCCAAGAAGGAGTACAACCTCTCAGCCCTGGAG GTTTTCGCTATTAGTGAGCGGCTAAGTCTTCCCTGTCCGCCGAGCTTGGATCGCGGTGGCGAATTCGACTTCTCGCATGTGCTGGACTTTTGCACACAGCTGGTGTCTTTAGTGGTCACCCCGGTTAAGGACAATGGCAGCTATGTCCAAGACTACAATACGGTAGACGTGCCAATCGGCCGAAGCAACATCATTCCGAACAGACTAAACTTCAATCTGAATGCCTTTCGCAATCTCAAGACGCTCAAGTTCTCCGCCTTGTCCACGGAAAACATTGTGGACATCGAGCTCCTGAAGCCGACTCTTCAGACAATCTGTGTCCACAACACAACCATACAAAACATAAACCAAGTGCTTCTGTGCGACAATCTGCATAAGCACTGTGATGTGCCAAGCCTGCTGCCAGAGACAATCATAGCATCCCCCTCCAGTTCCGGATCCTCCTCTTCGAATAGCAGTTCCTTGGTTAGTGCGGACGCCTGGCAGGAGCTAACCGAATTGGATCTGACGGGCAATCTGCTCACCCAGATCGATGGCAGTGTGAGAACAGCTCCAAAACTCAAAAGCCTGATTCTCGAACAGAATCGAATACGGACCGTCCAAAATCTTGCCGAGCTTCCCCAACTCCACTTGCTTTCGCTGTCCGGAAATCTAATAGCAGAGTGCGTGGACTGGCACTTGACGATGGGAAATCTTGTCACTCTAAAGCTGGCTCAGAATAAAATCAAGACCCTGAGTGGTCTGCGCAAGTTGCTTTCTCTGGTCAATCTGGATCTTAGCTCGAATCTAATCGAGGAGCTCGATGAGGTTGATCATGTAGCCAATCTTCCGCTTCTGGAAACTCTGCGGCTTACTGGAAATCCCCTAGCGGGCAGTGTGG ACTACCGTTCCCGTGTCTTGGCTCGGTTCCATGAACGTGCTGGTGAAATATCTCTGGACAATGAGCCTGGTAATCAGCAGGAACTAGATACGGCTTTGGTTTTGTCCGCTCTATTGCAATCGAAGCAACGACAGCAACAAAAGTGA
- the LOC108026910 gene encoding ankyrin repeat and LEM domain-containing protein 1, with product MSKLLVFGLIQTNPVQLGNIFNLLVQARELEKTINSESNFKKISLLDKYVRQHSKWFRENDCLSRHYFNYLLLDPRVTNKLRERAGRLHLIDVWYTFLKAIFYVGKGKAKRPYVHLKKAQKLLKETNSITLVKDPKLALIVSIWREKRGVLLIRAFQGISSQDAETREASILDALSMNHLTNRRLGVYCGLARSSLSSKERKYLGIALLYKLMLKFLATEEKELFPLKSTKTDEFKAAMAS from the exons ATGTCTAAATTATTAGTATTTGGTTTGATCCAAACTAACCCAGTGCAGCTCGGAAACATTTTCAATCTCCTAGTCCAAGCTAGAG AGTTGGAAAAGACCATCAATTCAGAAAGCAATTTCAAGAAAATCAGTCTCCTTGACAAGTATGTCCGACAGCATAGTAAATGGTTTCGAGAGAATGACTGCCTTAGTCGGCACTACTTCAACTATTTGTTGCTGGATCCTCGAGTTACGAACAAACTGAGGGAACGAGCTGGTCGTCTTCATCTAATAGATGTTTGGTATACCTTCCTAAAAGCCATTTTCTACGTGGGAAAAGGCAAGGCAAAACGTCCTTATGTTCATTTAAAAAAGGCCCAAAAATTGCTGAAGGAAACCAACAGCATTACGTTAGTCAAGGACCCCAAGTTAGCCTTAATAGTGTCCATCTGGAGGGAAAAACGTGGGGTCTTACTAATACGGGCTTTTCAAGGAATTTCGTCACAAGATGCAGAAACTCGTGAGGCATCCATTCTCGATGCTCTAAGTATGAATCACTTGACCAACCGGCGATTGGGCGTATACTGTGGTTTAGCTCGAAGCAGTTTATCGAGTAAGGAGCGAAAGTATCTGGGGATAGCTTTGCTGTACAAGTTGATGCTGAAATTCCTAGCAACCGAAGAGAAAGAACTATTTCCGCTAAAGAGCACCAAAACGGATGAATTCAAAGCTGCAATGGCATCTTAA
- the LOC108026964 gene encoding Golgi pH regulator A: MAFLGDCVIVFVSQMVFFAGGWLFFNKELFKHYEIRHISVQLIFSSTFALSITMFELIIFEIIGVLESSSRYFHWRLGLTLLLLMTTAVIPIYICYSVIHSISFFSDRWVRILTTFCWFVFLYGLWRIGEPFPLLSASNGIFTIEQGVSRISVIGVTVMAILSGFGAVNYPYTSMTYFIKPVSRNDIICFERRLALTVDMLTAKKRRIALAVFNHNKVHPAKPRIWDMLTSAVHRNTSNGEDINQLKQEVYGLEELLRSVFLELNSLKNMEERQRWSQTLKGKYFNVLGHFFSVYCVYKIFMCCINIIFDRVGRKDPVTRGLEIAIHWCGFDIDFAFWSQHISFLLVGCIVVTSIRGLLLTLTKFFYRISSSKSSNIIVLILGQIMGMYFCSSVLLMRMNMPAEYRVIITEVLGNLHFNFYHRWFDVIFLVSALTTIIVLYLSRKPHRVDDSDPH, encoded by the exons ATGGCCTTCCTGGGCGACTGTGTGATCGTATTTGTGTCGCAG ATGGTATTTTTCGCCGGCGGCTGGCTCTTTTTCAACAAGGAACTGTTCAAGCACTATGAGATACGACACATATCCGTTCAATTGATCTTTTCATCCACCTTCGCCTTGTCCATTACCATGTTCGAATTAATCATATTCGAAATCATCGGCGTTCTGGAGTCCAGTTCGAGATACTTCCATTGGCGACTGGGTCTCACGTTGCTACTCCTCATGACGACGGCTGTGATACCCATATACATTTGCTACTCTGTGATACACAGCATTTCCTTCT TTTCCGATAGGTGGGTCAGAATTCTGACCACATTCTGTTGGTTTGTCTTTCTCTATGGACTTTGGCGGATTGGAGAGCCCTTTCCCTTGCTAAGCGCCTCCAATGGCATCTTTACGATCGAACAGGGCGTTTCCCGGATTAGTGTGATTGGGGTCACCGTAATGGCCATACTCTCCGGCTTTGGTGCCGTCAACTATCCCTACACCAGCATGACCTACTTCATCAA GCCAGTGTCCCGAAATGACATCATCTGCTTCGAGCGACGATTGGCTCTGACAGTAGACATGCTGACGGCCAAGAAGCGGAGGATTGCCCTGGCCGTCTTTAACCACAACAAGGTTCATCCTGCCAAACCCAGAATTTGGGATATGCTGACCTCGGCGGTCCACCGCAACACGAGCAATGGCGAAG ATATCAATCAATTGAAACAAGAAGTTTACGGATTGGAGGAACTTTTACGATCTGTTTTCTTGGAACTAAATTCCTTGAAAAATATGGAAGAACGCCAAAGATGGTCTCAAACATTGAAAGGAAAGTACTTCAATGTCCTGGGTCATTTTTTCAGTGTGTATTGTGTCTATAAGATATTTATG TGTTGCATCAACATCATCTTCGATAGGGTGGGTCGCAAGGATCCAGTTACACGTGGCCTAGAGATTGCCATTCATTGGTGCGGCTTTGACATAGACTTTGCCTTTTGGAGCCAGCATATATCCTTTCTGCTCGTCGGCTGCATTGTGGTTACCTCAATAAGGGGCTTATTGCTAACACTCACAAAG TTCTTTTACCGCATTTCATCAAGCAAATCGAGCAACATAATCGTCCTGATTTTGGGCCAGATCATGGGCATGTATTTCTGTTCCTCGGTGCTGCTGATGCGCATGAACATGCCGGCGGAGTATCGGGTGATCATCACGGAAGTTCTGGGAAATCTGCACTTCAACTTCTACCATCGATGGTTCGACGTCATATTCCTGGTCAGCGCCTTGACCACCATCATTGTTCTTTATCTGTCACGCAAGCCACATCGCGTGGACGATTCAGATCCTCACTGA
- the LOC108026499 gene encoding LOW QUALITY PROTEIN: uncharacterized protein LOC108026499 (The sequence of the model RefSeq protein was modified relative to this genomic sequence to represent the inferred CDS: substituted 1 base at 1 genomic stop codon): MELSAMIVLLIMTFKAVGGYRKCPWGRQWNPMAKKCIKYYFGSYPLWSAALLSIKKGEARLLKVMTTNFXVNPGRAHKA; encoded by the exons ATGGAACTTTCTGCCATGATTGTTCTATTGATTATGACTTTCAAAGCCGTTGGTGGGTACAGAAAATGCCCATGGGGCAGGCAGTGGAATCCAATGGCAAAAAAGTGTATTAAATATTACTTTGGCTCATA CCCATTATGGTCTGCAGCATTATTATCTATAAAAAAAGGTGAGGCGAGACTATTAAAAGTAATGACAACTAATTTTTAGGTTAATCCCGGCAGAGCCCACAAAGCATGA